Genomic segment of Arachis stenosperma cultivar V10309 chromosome 4, arast.V10309.gnm1.PFL2, whole genome shotgun sequence:
ACATGATATTTTTCAAGCCtctaaataataacaataaagaaaaccCCGCTAAAATGAGGGGGCAAAATTATCTGCTACATATCATCATCATCTTAGGACAAAATACTGATTCCAAAGTCGATCTTTCGAGAATGCTGAGAGTACTTCTATATTTGGTCAAAGTGGACAAACACTTCAACCAACTTTCATTATCATGGGTGATTAATAACGTTACAATTTAGTGGAAACTGGGAAACTGTTGGGTCAAGAACACAAGCACAGAAAGCACTACATCAGGCCAAGGAGATGCCTATAAATATAGTCCTTACATTTGTTGAAAATATCTGTCAATTTAGACAAAGTGGTTAGATAGAAAAACTCAATGTATCTACACTACTACATTCAATTTTCCAATGTACCACTTTATCCAGATTGATGGATATTTTGAAATGGAAGCAGTGATCATGAACTTTGGGAATCAGACAGCCAGCTCCGTTCGAGAGATCAGAATCCCATCCGTGTCCGCGTAAAGCCATTCCCCATCACTGATTCTTGTCCCGGCAATATTTATAGGAACATGCTTTTCTCCCATGCCTTTCTTGTTAGCTTTCATTGGATGGGAAGCTAGTGCTCTCACCCCAATATCGCAGCCATTGATCTCATCCACATCTCTTATACATCCGTTCACAATGATACCTGCCCATCCGTTGTTTTGCGCTTGTACTACAGGGTTGCCACCCAATATTGCGCAGCGCAAGCTCCCGCCACCATCGACAACAAGCACTCTTCCATTGCCTTTCTCTTCAAGAAACTCCCGAACCAAAACATTGTCTTCAAACACCTTCAGGGTAACTATCGGTCCGGAAAAGACCTGTCGACGACCATAGATTTGGAAAACTGGCTGAAGGGCACGGAGCTCGCCACTCAAAATTAATTGTGGGTTTGCATCACACACTTCGGCTGTGGTGACCAAGGCCATTTACCCGAAGCACCTAGGCATAACAAACATTCGCACGGAAGATTTAGACTGTGATAAACAGATGACCAAAGACCAATGGTTTATAAAATGCCATTTAGCATGTTTAGAGGAGAAAGGAGGAGAGGAAAGGGGTTCTGAAAGGATTTCCTTCCCTCCCTCCTCCtctttccttctttcctttAAAAATAGAACTCACAAACACACCCTTAATAGTGAAGACTATGACTTTAGCATCCCTCTCTCTTTAAGCATGTAGGACAAGTTGCATACAGAAACCTCAAAATCAAAAGTCTGTGGCATCTTATAATTAATATCATGAAATTCATTATAAAGTTCATGCAAAGATTACTATCAGGTGCAACAAAATAACAGAAATAAATCAACTAATAGCGGAAACATCACATTAAGACAACACTTGATGGCATAAGCTCTATAATGAAACTGAGAGTGTGTTGTGAAATAAAGCAACTTTAAATTACCTAACTCCCTAGCAAGAGTAAAATAGAACACAAAATCCATATTGCTTTATTTCCAAAAAGTATAGCTAGCTCTGCTGACTAAGGACTGCACTCCCCCTTCCCTAGGAATGCCTATTACAATTCCAAGAATATGGTCTTTGCTACGGTATCAGAACCTATCCGATCCAATGTAGATGGGTGTGTTAAGCCCACACATTCGCCTATGGCTAAGGAAATTCTCAAAGTACATACAAGCACTGCAATTAACATAGGAACGAGTAACTCACTCTAAAGAGGGAGAAAAAAAGGTGTATATCAAAAGCTAGATTGGTATTAAGTATTAACCATGATAAGGATAAATTACAGTTATCTCCCTCGGATTAGACAATATTATACATGAAACCTTTTGATTTGTGATATTTACAATGATCACCCCTCTTTTACAAAGTCAATGTCACATTCTAGAAATGTCACATTCTAGTTGCGTGCCTGAGAGTTTCTTTTCTCCATGTATCTCCCTAAACGAGTAAAACACATAAACTACCACCAAAGAGCTTAAATTCATTTCCATTAAGGTTCTGAGTTGGAGGAAATTAGCGTAATTAGTAAGAATGTTTGGGAATTTAGCATTGGGATGAATGCGATCAGTTGAGAATAAATAAATCAAGATTGAGAAAaatgaaatcaatcaaaatcaaattacaaGCACAGAGAGAGAGAtaaatcaatcaacaaaagattGAAATATCTGTGAAGAGGAGGGAtccagagagagagagactcaCCGATTAGGGAATAGATCTGCAGCGGTTTGAGGAAGAGAGAAGAGTGAGAGTGTACGGAAGTGAGGATGGGATTGTTGGTGATAGAGAAATAGAGTTCTCTCTCAGATTCTTCAACACCGCCCACCTTTACTTTCTCTGCTAAATCACTGTCTAATATTTAAGAACACATTATTGAGTAGTCTCATGGTGTATTAATGTTAGGCGAAGATTAGCGTGCAGTTAGTTAAGCATTATTAGACCATgatttagttaaatttattaaactatttaataatttttaaatattaacttaaCCGTACTATTATGCTTTTTCAAAGGACAAggaagtatttttttataatagatttaatcaaaaaaagaaaaatattatatacaatgtgtattttttataaatttgacaaaaaattttaatttttccaatttttttaaattttataaatattattatttatatgcTAAAAATCTacatatattataaaaatacagTTGTTATTAAATTATGTATTGAAAaaaccaatttttatttatttgtactCTTAACTAATGTCGTTAGAACATTTTTATGCCAAATTCTTagattatatatattttcaagTATTTATTGAGCAGTGGAGATCATCATaaacatagaaaaaaatattatattaagaAAGGATATTTTTTCCAATGTATTATTCCTTAAAGCACCCAAATTAAAGTTAAATATGATCTCAAACAAATCAAATTTACATGACAATAAATAGTTATTAGTAACAGTAAAATATCACTGTCACAAGTCACCACAAGATATTATAAAACATTAAAACAAATGAAGAGTGGACAATAGCGTGAGTTGTTGATTGATTTGGGATATATCTAACACAAACCTGTACAGGTGTGAACAAACTCCAAGTCATTGATACTTTAATTGTGTGAACAAAGACATTTTCATATGTTTAAGATTGCTAATCACCACCGGCAAAGGAAAAAGCTCGCTgactaattaaataattagaatttgtttAAAGTGGGGCTTATCTGAATTAATTTAGTGGCTTAGGCGTCTGCTATttgattaaaataataataatagaaaaggGTCACTAGACAAGTGCTTTTCTTAATTTCAGCAGACTACTAGGGTGGGTGTCACTGCAACACAACTACTACTCGTAACAAAAACATATGCTAAGCTGTAAAATGAAGATTATAATCTGCATCTGCACACGTGATCACGGGGCTCCTTGATTCACTGTCCCACAAAGGAAGAAtctctctaatcatgctttatTCAAATAACAATCTTTTAACATCAAAAGATATAG
This window contains:
- the LOC130977103 gene encoding putative 4-hydroxy-4-methyl-2-oxoglutarate aldolase 2, with the translated sequence MALVTTAEVCDANPQLILSGELRALQPVFQIYGRRQVFSGPIVTLKVFEDNVLVREFLEEKGNGRVLVVDGGGSLRCAILGGNPVVQAQNNGWAGIIVNGCIRDVDEINGCDIGVRALASHPMKANKKGMGEKHVPINIAGTRISDGEWLYADTDGILISRTELAV